CGGGGTCATCATCGAGGAGTCCAGCATTCATACGCCGCGACTGACGCTGCGACCATGGACGCTGCAGGACGCGCCCGCCGCGCTTGCAATCTACGGCACCCCTGACGTGTCTCGATGGCTCGCGCCGGCGATGCAGCAGGTGCCAGACATCCCCGCGATGGAAGAGATCCTTGAGCGTTGGATCTCCGAGTGCGATGGACGCGATCTGCCCGAAGGTCGATGGGCGATCGAGTTACGCGAAACCGGAGAACTTGTTGGCGGCATCGCCCTGCTGCCGATGCCGCCGTACCACGGTGATCTCGAAATTGCCTGGCAGCTGGCCCCGCGCGCCTGGGGTAAGGGTCTGGCTGCCGAGGCCGGTCATGCGGTGGCACATCAGGCTTTCGAGTCCGGCGCGCTCATCGACGAATTGTTTGCGGTTGTGCGGCCACGAAACGTTCGGGGCGCTGCCACCGCTAAGAGTGTGGGGATGGAGTGGGTCGGAGAGACCGATAAGTACTACGACCTGCAGCTCCAGGTCTACCGCCTGCGCAAGGCCGATCTCGACGTACCAACTGAGCCGCGTCGCTCGTAGCGCGCACGCCGCAGGCCTCTCGCGAGGAAAGCTCGCGGCAAATCACGGTCGCATCACGCTGGACGGGCGCCGGAGTACGTATCCTCGTACGAATGACTGACCCTTACGGTGA
The sequence above is drawn from the Antricoccus suffuscus genome and encodes:
- a CDS encoding GNAT family N-acetyltransferase; this encodes MTDRMHGVIIEESSIHTPRLTLRPWTLQDAPAALAIYGTPDVSRWLAPAMQQVPDIPAMEEILERWISECDGRDLPEGRWAIELRETGELVGGIALLPMPPYHGDLEIAWQLAPRAWGKGLAAEAGHAVAHQAFESGALIDELFAVVRPRNVRGAATAKSVGMEWVGETDKYYDLQLQVYRLRKADLDVPTEPRRS